In one Oryza glaberrima chromosome 2, OglaRS2, whole genome shotgun sequence genomic region, the following are encoded:
- the LOC127763380 gene encoding neutral/alkaline invertase 3, chloroplastic has translation MGIAEVALHSMPGAFAAHSPASNLPLAADAARGRRRRSANSLHSSRALQGPVRFPGLRAAVECQCQRINDLARVTEGNGAWVKDAVDKASHALGDVRVPGQAVGGNGSVNGSAAKPPPQRRKASSVEDEAWELLRESVVYYCGSPVGTIAANDPNDANPMNYDQVFIRDFIPSGIAFLLKGEYEIVRNFILHTLQLQSWEKTMDCHSPGQGLMPASFKVRTIPLDGDEDATEEVLDPDFGEAAIGRVAPVDSGLWWIILLRAYGKCSGDLTVQERIDVQTGIKMILKLCLADGFDMFPTLLVTDGSCMIDRRMGIHGHPLEIQALFYSALLCAREMLTPEDGSADLIRALNNRLIALSFHIREYYWVDMQKLNEIYRYKTEEYSYDAVNKFNIYPDQVSPWLVEWIPPKGGYFIGNLQPAHMDFRFFSLGNLWSIVSSLATTHQSHAILDLIESKWSDLVAEMPLKICYPALENQEWKIITGSDPKNTPWSYHNGGSWPTLLWQLTVASIKMNRPEIAAKAVEVAERRIAIDKWPEYYDTKRARFIGKQSRLYQTWSIAGYLVAKQLLDKPDAARILSNDEDAEILNALSTNRKRGKKVLKKTFIV, from the exons ATGGGGATTGCGGAGGTGGCCCTCCACAGTATGCCGGGGGCATTCGCCGCCCACTCCCCGGCATCCAATTTGCCCCTCGCGGCCGACGCCGCGaggggcaggaggaggaggagcgccaaTTCGTTGCACAGCTCCAGGGCGCTCCAAGGTCCGGTCAGGTTTCCGGGGCTGCGGGCCGCCGTGGAGTGCCAGTGCCAGCGCATCAATGACCTTGCGAGGGTCACGGAAGGGAACGGGGCGTGGGTTAAGGATGCGGTGGACAAGGCAAGCCATGCTCTCGGTGATGTCAGGGTGCCTGGTCAGGCTGTAGGTGGCAATGGGAGCGTAAACGGGAGCGCCGCCAAGCCTCCGCCCCAGCGGCGGAAGGCGTCTTCTGTGGAGGATGAAGCTTGGGAGCTCTTGCGGGAGTCCGTGGTTTACTATTGTGGTAGTCCGGTCGGGACGATTGCTGCCAACGACCCGAATGATGCCAATCCGATGAATTATGATCAGGTGTTTATTCGGGATTTCATACCATCTGGCATCGCGTTTCTATTGAAGGGAGAGTACGAAATTGTGCGCAATTTCATTTTGCACACCCTTCAGCTTCAG AGCTGGGAGAAGACAATGGACTGCCATAGTCCAGGACAGGGCTTAATGCCTGCTAGCTTCAAGGTGCGAACAATTCCACTCGATGGAGATGAAGATGCAACTGAGGAGGTCTTGGATCCTGATTTTGGGGAGGCAGCAATAGGCCGTGTGGCACCTGTTGATTCAG GTCTATGGTGGATCATATTACTTAGGGCGTATGGAAAGTGTTCAGGAGATCTGACAGTTCAGGAGAGAATTGATGTTCAGACTGGAATTAAAATGATATTAAAGCTTTGTTTAGCTGATGGGTTTGACATGTTCCCTACATTACTGGTAACTGATGGATCATGCATGATTGATCGTCGAATGGGAATTCATGGGCATCCACTTGAAATTCAG GCACTGTTCTATTCAGCTCTCCTGTGCGCGCGTGAAATGTTAACCCCAGAAGATGGATCAGCTGATTTAATACGTGCTCTAAACAATAGGCTTATCGCACTGTCCTTTCATATTAGAGAGTACTATTGGGTTGACATGCAGAAGCTGAATGAGATTTATCGATATAAAACAGAAGAATATTCCTATGATGCTGTGAACAAGTTCAACATATATCCTGATCAGGTTTCTCCGTGGCTTGTTGAGTGGATACCTCCTAAAGGAGGTTACTTCATTGGGAACCTGCAGCCAGCTCACATGGACTTCCGGTTCTTTTCTCTGGGGAATTTATGGTCCATAGTAAGCAGCTTGGCAACAACTCATCAATCCCATGCCATTTTGGATCTGATTGAATCCAAATGGTCTGATTTAGTGGCAGAGATGCCATTGAAGATATGCTATCCTGCTCTAGAGAACCAGGAATGGAAGATCATTACTGGAAGTGACCCAAAGAATAC GCCTTGGTCATATCATAATGGAGGATCCTGGCCAACATTGTTATGGCAG CTCACAGTAGCATCTATCAAGATGAACAGACCAGAGATTGCTGCAAAAGCTGTAGAGGTAGCTGAGAGGCGAATTGCTATCGACAAATGGCCTGAATACTATGACACCAAACGAGCACGCTTCATTGGGAAACAGTCTCGTCTTTACCAAACCTGGTCTATTGCTGGGTACCTTGTGGCCAAGCAACTGCTGGACAAACCTGATGCTGCTAGAATTCTTTCGAACGACGAGGATGCAGAAATTCTTAATGCTTTGAGCACGAACAGGAAAAGAGGCAAGAAAGTGTTAAAGAAGACATTCATTGTATGA